Within Gambusia affinis linkage group LG01, SWU_Gaff_1.0, whole genome shotgun sequence, the genomic segment GAAgccaaactgaaaaatgtgcGACCGAGTGTCTACAGCCCCCGAAGTGacctgaaaaagacaaacagaaaaacaaagatatcATCTGCAGAAATTGTAAATtagccatatatatatatatatatatatatatatatatatatatatatatatatatatatatgtgcttTCCTGAAACTCACCTCAGTCTGAACTTGTTGAGAAAAACACCTCTCTGTTCTGGATACTCTCTTCTCCAGGGACTATTATCTAAGAGAGCAGATGAAAGGGTTCATTATAGGAGCACAGATTACAAGTTTTATATTGTCTACATACTAAAGAAGAAATTAGATGGCCAATGAAAAAAATCAGGGCAGCAGCTTTTGTACTCCTGAGATCTATAGCACTCACCAGAGTCTGAGCTTCTTTTTCCCATAAGACCAAAAAACAGCTCATCTGTTTCCCCTAATAAAGAGAAATcaaattattgcttttattcCACAAACACACTCATTGGTTTATAAGGATGGAGTTATGCTGAATCTcactttttgctgcagttttcgAATCTTCATCTGTAAGGCAAAGAGGAAATACAAAATCATGTAACAAATTCTTCCAAAAACAACCGAATAACAACAAACCTTTACAGTTGACAATTTGATTTACcaattttaccattttatcgTCAGttgttattataataaatagtacaaaatatattataaaaaatagtaaaaaaaaatagaaaatacataaataagatTATATTAATAACAATCTAGCCAGTATTTCTTTTGCCGTCAACCACAGAAAGCTCCCAGATCCGGTTCTGTCTGTTCTGCTTCAGGTCTTCCAGtaataacattttccaaaaagaaaTTTACCATTTGATTCACCAATTTCACCATTATATTTCTAGTCGAtgatataattgtttttaactAGTACAattgaaaatacataaatgaagcCAGCAGATATATTCACAACAGACTGACCAGCATTTCTTTTGCCCAGCATCCCGTAAAAGCTGTCAGGATCCGGCTCTGCCAGTCTCCTTAGAATGTTCTGCTTCAGGTCTTCCAGtaacaaagttttccaaaaacaaaatttactaTTTGATTTACCAGTGTCACCATTTTCTCTATAGTGATAttctacaaacaaaacaataaaacataaaatgcatcaaataaaatcagcagataCATTCACAGCGGACTAACCAGAATTTCTTTTGCCCAGCATCCCGTAAAAGCTGTCAGGATCCGGCTCTGCCAGTCTCCTTAGAATGTTCTGCTTCAGGTCTTCCAGtaacaaagttttccaaaaacaaaaatttactATTTGATTTACCAGTGTCACCATTTTCTCTATAGTGATAttctacaaacaaaacaataaaacataagatgcatcaaataaaatcaacagatgCATTCACAGCGGACTAACCAGAATTTCTTTTGCCCAGCATCCCGTAAAAGCTGTCAGGATCCGGCTCTGACTCTCTCCTTAGTATGGTCCGCTGCAGATCTTCCAATTTTACAGTCTGCTGAagatatatgaataaaatagtCAGTTTccctgggaggaaaaaaaacatctctgaaAATCTGCTTGATTTACGAATCTCAGGAAAACCTACGTCTGAGGAGGCTGTGCGCGATCCGGTTTCTTCGCGTCTGGAATGACTGAAGTGAAGTTTCATGATGAGGAACAAAGTCACCAGAAGCAAGCCTCGTTTCATTTTCTGAGCAGCAACTGTCCGAAAATATTCACAGTtactcttttgtttgtttattattaggAGTGGTATTCAGGAGAAACGAGACTTTAAGAAAAAGAACACATCTAATTGTTgcgagcaaaaaacaaaacaaaaactactgcGTAAAGAAGCGCAAATAAAGGTTTTAACTGACAAAGACATGATTCATCCAGGTTTGCttatttttgacataatttttaaaaaacataagacAGCATAAAAGCAGACTGCAAACATAAATTTACTTTATCAAAAACGATTTCAAACatacagaaatgtaaatttacctgttttttctttcttttttttttttttcctctggcaGATTTGTTAAATGCGTCAGCTGCGTGCGCTCTGCTGCGGAGTGGAGTAGATATGCGCTAAGCTCCAGTCTTGATAAATGAGACGTCCGCACTTTGCTGCATTAAATATTAGCCAGAAACCTACGTAAAGCCAATCAGCAGCTGGAGCGTAGGAAGTGTAACAGGTCTTACGTCACGTCAAGCTTTTCTCCTTGATGGTTGGGAACACCTCGCCCCTCCTCACCCCTGgacatgaaataataaaacgaGTTGGTAAGGTAACGGGAATGGGTTTAGGAGCAACCACATGTAGGGATATATAAGGCGTTAAATGAAAGTGggtttacatattttacaacATCCTCTAGCTTTGGCTTTGACTTTGACGCATGTATGGACTAAACTTTTTGACAATGgctttttcaaattattttcccaAGATATTTTCGTTTTCTCAAGAAGCATCATCAGAGCTAGTGATGCACATATCAATCAAATCAGATATGGAAGTAGCCAACTTTGTCTTATTTGACTTTGGTCGTTGATTAGCAGACTGGAAATAGACTTTGTTTATTAAATGCAGGAAAAGTATGACCTATCATTTTTcaatatattaattaattaaccaATAGCGAAATACCCTGCCAGTATTTAGATCTAGTGCCACACAAGGTAGCAAATATGCTGGCGTTGAGTTACATGTTCACTGAGGCTTTTCCACACAGTAGACATAGACCTGGCTCAAGGGTGGCatgagacaaaaaagaaaaaagaatatgtTAGCTGAACATTGAAGGAGTTTCTATTTGGTATTTGTGTGTCCACTCAGTGGACACTGAGCAGCACTGGGGGCTCTCCTAGTGCAGCATTCAtgtcttttctcttttgatTAGTCCAGTGgataagtaataaaaacaattttttcttttgatgccAACATGTGTTCAGCCTGAGAAATTCATGATAGAGCCACATACCCATGTTAACTGGATGTACtggttcagattttattttagtttaataaaataaaaataaaaataaaaaaaggagaggTGAATCGTATGGATTGATGGGTTGGGACGATGGCGCAAAAGAAAGGGTCAATCTTGAAACTCCATCTTCTGTCCTATTACAAACTACTACCTTTTTAATTGAACTTGCATCAAAATTGTATCCATTTTTTGAcagtagaataaaaaatatagagtAGTTCAAACTTAAACCATCCTCAGTAAATTGTAATTAGCTGAGAGAATCTCAATCGATCCATCTCTTTTCATTATAATACCctagaagcatttttttatttcctttagtaGTAGCTGCTAGTCATTCTGTATCCTTATGTCTTAACATGAGCGATTTTCATTTCTGTCCACTGATTGCTTTTATATTGTATTTGTGGCGGGAGACAATACATTTCCATTCAGATGCAGGGGAAATTCAAAAACCTTTGCTACTGGCTTCGTTTTAGCAACGAGGTTTGGGTTTCATCTGAAACTGTGCTTGAAAAGCTGTAAACCAGGCACAGAACCTTAAGAAAACATCTATGATGTAAAAGTGGATTCAGGAGTTACTTAAAACTGTGTCTGATAATACACATCTTCACATCCAGACTATGCAggttagcttttcttttttagaagaagcagtattttttgttgttgtaataacaactttttttaaataataaaagtaataaccTTACTGTCATAGGACTGATTTAACTGATTTTACGACCTGCCTTgggaaatataattaaaaaaaaaaagtttacgtAACAGTTAAACCTTTTATGTTTTTCGTATTTTCCCTATGGCGACAACATAAGCATCATGCCAGACCTTTAAGTGAAAACATTGTAGAATGTTGGCCCTCAGAGTGAAACAAAATGCGTTTTCCTTTCAGGTTCCCTACAGTCTATACTGTTACCTGCTAATTACACAAGGCAGTCTAATTTATGCAAGTCTTTTATTACAGACAAGACACAAagtggttttaaattttaaacagcagATGGTGATGCCACCTGTTGTAATGCTTCAGCAATCAAATTacattcttttcaaataaatgacTGGTGGACCGTGGGCTGCACAAAGCCACATTTATTAGCACTTGTTACCTTGCAGCAGGAAATTTGAAGTCCGAATCCCGCCTGTGACCTTTCTCAGCAGAGTTTCCATGTTTTCCTGGTGAAAGTGTCAGCTCTCTCTGAGTTCTTTGGCTTTGCTGCCTAATCCAAAACAAGTGTATGTTTGGTTGTTTGACCTCGAAATTATGACTGAGTTTTTGAATGCCTGGTTGGGTATATTGATCCTGTCATGAACAGACAACCTATTCAGGGTGCAGTGAATCACTGTGCAACTAATGGAACCTGCAGTCGAATGTTTTGACTCCAGctccgtctgtctgtccatccaaaGTCAATGAGCTTTACATGAGCATAACACAATAACagattatgaaacaagcaactAACATATTTAACCAATTTCCATAATCAAGAATGATCAtcaaatatacatcaaatataataaacaacGTTCCAGGTAGTATTAATCAAAGTGGGATTTCAGCTGGGATTTATAGAAACtctgtgttttgcagttttttggaagtttgtaACAGGTTTATGAGAGCTACTTCTCTATGTTTGATTCTGTCTCATAAGCAGGTCAGAGCCAGAAAACTTgagtggtctggaaggttgataaaCCGTTCTTTATAaagtgatttataaaataagtATTATTTTCTAGTGTGAGGACTTCAGACTTTAGAACTGGAGTGATGTGCTCTATTTTCCTAGCTTAGTGAGGACAGATCCtagatcagctgcagctgtctcaCTGACTTTGTTAAGTTAACTGTTCAAAcactacattttaaataattttgtctatGAAGGGAAGGGTGGAGATTGGCCTGTATTTCTGTAGTAGTGACTTgtccagattgttcttttttaacaGTAGTTTGATAGCtgctatttttaaatcttgttgaAAGGAGTTTATTATTTGATATAACAAATAACaggcagaatattttttaaggaAAGTTGTGGGTATTTCTTTGGTAGTTGAGAATCTAAAACACCTTGAgaaacctgaaatgaaaagtgCATCATATATCTTTTTGTGCCTCTTTGCACAACATTTAACTGAGTTTAGTAAGCACTGCAGGAAAggcataattttttaaataatcattttcagGAAAACGACACTTAGTACTCatttaaatatggaaaagacattttaatgttttcaaaataaataaatattgaaaccGACAAAATTGACACTAAAAACACCATCAAACAATTAAGAGTTCAAACCAAACCCATcaccctttttttttgcaatcacgCATCCAGTTACAGTTGCGTTTGTGTATGTGAACTCATTGGAAATGCAAATGAGTGTAAATACTTGAGTAAAGTAAACTTTGATAACAGGCAGGTGGAATTATGTTGCAGAAATAACTAGCTGCAGCCCTTGGGGATTTACACCAACAGCGCAACAGGAACGAATTCGCATACATAATTTTCCTAAAAAGGTTAACGACTGTTTTATCAATGCTTCcttttactgtatttgttttcctcctAATGGTGCTGAAGGTGTGGTTGAAATGAAGGGACAACGGCCGTGTGGAGGTATGGGAGGGGAGATCTAAAGGAAATAGTGAAGTCATTAATGGCATATTTACATTATTGatgaagataattttttttttttatctcccgTGGTAATCAAAGTGACTCTCCTCTTGCAGCACAGGAAAGAGCGCTAGTGGCTGTTTATCCACAACATACGCTTTCATCTAACCAAAAGACAATTGACTATGAGCTACAGGGCTGGAGGTGCTGCAATGCATCACAGATATTGTCAGCTGCCCTCTGGACGTCTGAACAATATGACGTGAATTCTCCACTCGTATGTTCCTTGGATGTCACCTTTTCTTGATACCTGACTCCCTATCACATTTGTTGCACTCGTATTGTGTATGGATTCCCCTCGGAGTCCCAGACAGCCTAACATGTTGCAGGGCAATCTCTCACCTTGACAGGTCAGCGGGACGGTCAACAAGCACTGTTCTGACACAATGTGAGATCGTTTGAACTACTTTCACAGCAGCCGTGATGCATTGGTAGGGACGAGTAGATAAACCTGTTGATTAGGTTTAGAGAgggttcagattttttttctcaaagattGTGTGTGGTCCACTTCGTTTGATTAGTATCTTACCaacaaaataacacagaaaGACTTACGTCAAGATTAGGGGTGGAGtcttattttaggttttaaggTCTATTAAAAGATATATTTCTGCATCAGAGCACTGCcacctaaaatataaaaaactgtgttaaaacaatgcaaaatatCCAGCTGTCTTCTGTAAGGTCATTAACCCAACATTAAGCATGAACAATTTATCAGgttacaatattaaaataagcaatGACACAAAGGAGTACATGGACATACTGATTAGTATATTGATTAGTTGGGTTAATTAACAGATTGTGAGTTGCTAAGGACTCCACAATTAGCACAATAATTAACACTAAATATTCCCTTCTAGACAtctttaatttcttcaaaaacaaaaagcaacagcaCAATCGATACAATTAATTATAAACACAGATAAAAGTCAGGCTCCTTTCCCTCCTCTCTGGGTTTCCACATTAGCATCTGTGCTAACAAAAGAGAAGCTACAGCTACTCTCTGCCAACAAACTAACTAGCTTGCGCAGTCACGCGAAGTTCTGTTGTGGGGAAGTAGCAGTAGTGTAGTAGAAAGTTAGAGGAGGGATGTGAGCAACACATACATGAGAatgattggcagcactaagaTCCACTTCCTGGCTCTGATGGGTTGTTTCTGGCCAAGATGTGTGTTTCTCTTGATGGCTGTAGAATCACAGGGAGAAGGAACTCTTTAATGTCTCTCTACCAAAGGTGAGGAACTGCAGTTTTCCTTTACCGTTTCAGGCATGGCCGTATCTGTTGGAATAgattaatattaaaatcttattGCTTTGTAGGAACAGACCAAAGCTGTTCCACAACCTGAGCAAAACAATTTACATCTCATCAGAATTTCACAATTTGCGTGAGATTACAAATGATTGGattcttcaaattaaatttggTGAAAATTCATTCAGATAAACAACTTGCTCCACAGTTTGTGTTTCgttttaaaatctcaataaGTCTAAAGATGCTGTTGTCATGCCCTCTTTGAGACGTTGTTAGTTTTTATGTTAACACAAAATTGCATGTTTGGGTCAATGTTCATTTTCTGAGCTTCCAATTTGGATTTGTAGTGCCTTGCAAATCCTTATCAAACAGCTTGAACTTCTTATTTTTCATGCTAAACAAGCTTTACTTCATGGCATTTACATGGTCGAAAATACCAATTTGAATTGGAGGACAGGCATAGTTGTACATTTGTACTTAACCCTTTTTACTTTGATATTCCGAAATAAAATCCTGTGGAACCAGTAGCAAGTCCATGCAAATGCAACCATGAAAGCAGACTCTCAAACCTTTTTGTCACACttcatttgatgttttaaagcagcagatAGAGCCTGCAGCACCACCACACCGTGATCCCTCTTTCTGATTGAGCTGCCAGTCATCCATTGGTGCAGACTTTAGCAGCACGAGAGTGAAAAGATAAAGTAACTTCCAGTCTGGACTTCCAAGGAGAGAATGACGTAGTGGCCCCTACACGGGAAAATGCTATGAAGAGACTGTGCAAGCCAACGCAGCAAGAGGCATGCGTGAAGGTGCGAAAACACAATAAAGAGGCGAGAAATCACAGCGCAGATTTAGCTGTATTCATATACAATATGGCGCTTTGTACAAAGTGCAGAAATCTCTGGCCAATAACTCCAAAGGGTTTTCTGAAAGTGTGACACACTCTTCTGAGCCATCTTGCTTTTTTTAGCCTTCATGTTGCTCATGGCGACGtgagagctaaaaaaaaaagaaaaataaaagcaggtcTTGATTCACCATGGTAGATCATAAGAAACACCTGACAATAATTGACTTAATGGGTACTAATCAAGTGGGGGAGTTTTAACTGTGAGACCACTTTATACCCCTCCTAGGGGGCACGCAAAATGACTTTGATGGATGCAGTTTTTTCTGCTCGCTCTCCTCTGGGATCTTTGACTCACAAGGTCCTGAAGTGTCACTTCCATCTAAATGTTAATTTGAAGGCTGCTTTTTCAAAGCTGCCATGGACGTTGATGTTTTTTGATAAGTCATTTTACGTAAGGtgatttttttgcataaaaccaAATAATGGCGATGTCTGAGctataatagtttttttttgtgtgtgtgtgtgtgtgttttaaaatgtgttttttaggtCCATACTGGGAAAGAAATCTTTTGTTCCAGTCCTACAATAGCTGGaaacaggggaaaaaataagATGCTTTGATGCTTTTGAGACCTTTGAATCTCTATTTAGAGAactgacctttttttttggtctgtttcAAAACTGTATTGCCTATTTTTCAGCCACTGAACACACTCTAGAAGACACATTAGTCTCCTGTCCTGGTTATCACCAGGCGCAATCAGCATGTCTCATACTGTCTCCCCACTTTCTTATTTACACTTCAGTACATAAAATTGTTGCAATCAGGATAACTCACATaggaaattgttttaaaactagAAAGTATCATGTTTGAGTAGAAACAGAGATCTGAATCAAACAAACTTTTGGCTTTATAGGTTCTTTGCTTTGGTGGCAAAAGTTTGACTATAAACCAGAGGTGCTGTTCTCCACATCATAAAACACAGGGGAAGCCTGGACACCTTACATTGCCATAAAGTTAATCAGTGAAGTGAAAATAAGCTTTCAGAGTATTTGTTACCTTGTTGTTCAATGTAGCTTCCCTGAGTCAATTCAACTCAGTTTATTTACATGCAGTGCCAATTCACAAAGTCAAAGTGAATTCAATCAGAGACAGATTCCAACATCCATCCCAAGCGATCACAAATTGATTGGTTATTGTTCagattggttaaaaaaataatatccaaGGAAATCCAGCAGATTTTTTACAAGCATGTAAAAATGGTGGACACAGAAGAATCTTCCCATATTAATAAATGACTATTGTAGCTCTTTTGGTGGCTTCATCtaagacagaaacaaagctaAGCAGAAAAGCTCTGAGCTGTTTTTCCAAGTCTACGGGATAAAAGACAGTACATGCAGTTGATCAAAGTAAAGCTCAGCCAATAGCTCTGTATGAGACACAGGGTTAAACACTGAACGACACTAACCCAGCCGATGCAGTCCTCCGGGAAGGTGTCCCAACCAAACATAGAATAAATGTCAGAgcaaatatgaaattaaaagtttaaacaacagcaaaaaatgcaaaactggagaaaatgaTAGGAATATAGCAGA encodes:
- the tac3a gene encoding tachykinin-3a isoform X2 produces the protein MKRGLLLVTLFLIMKLHFSHSRREETGSRTASSDQTVKLEDLQRTILRRESEPDPDSFYGMLGKRNSDLKQNILRRLAEPDPDSFYGMLGKRNSDLKQNILRRLAEPDPDSFYGMLGKRNADEDSKTAAKRETDELFFGLMGKRSSDSDNSPWRREYPEQRGVFLNKFRLRSLRGL
- the tac3a gene encoding tachykinin-3a isoform X1, which produces MKRGLLLVTLFLIMKLHFSHSRREETGSRTASSDTVKLEDLQRTILRRESEPDPDSFYGMLGKRNSDLKQNILRRLAEPDPDSFYGMLGKRNSDLKQNILRRLAEPDPDSFYGMLGKRNADEDSKTAAKRETDELFFGLMGKRSSDSDNSPWRREYPEQRGVFLNKFRLRSLRGL
- the tac3a gene encoding tachykinin-3a isoform X3, giving the protein MKRGLLLVTLFLIMKLHFSHSRREETGSRTASSDQTVKLEDLQRTILRRESEPDPDSFYGMLGKRNSDLKQNILRRLAEPDPDSFYGMLGKRNSDEDSKTAAKRETDELFFGLMGKRSSDSDNSPWRREYPEQRGVFLNKFRLRSLRGL